From Pseudoalteromonas sp. Scap06:
TTACGTAAAGAATTAGCCGATGCCGATGACGTACCCCCTTATGTAGTATTTAACGATAAAACGCTGGCCGAAATGGCGCAGCTTATGCCTACCAACGACAGTGAATTTTTAAAAGTGTCGGGGGTTGGTTTTACTAAATTAAACAAATATGGCGGTGAGTTTTTAACCGCAATTCGACATTATCTAGCAACGCAATAAGCCCCTTATGACCGAACTTGAATACGATCACACACATCAATGCATTATTGTTAAACCAACAGAGTTGCCGCACGATGAAGACTTTGAGTTATGGGGAACGTTTTTTTTGCACAGCGATGAAATTAGCATTAGTGAATTTGCAGCTGGGGCTGATCGTCACCAACTGCGTTTTAACTATGCTAACCACACTTTTAATTTAAATTTTGAGCATTACAGTCAAAGTGTGTGGATTAACGGCGAAGGTCAAGATGCCGACAACCTATTGGCAGCGTTAACATTTTATTTAAGCTAAGGCCACGTCTATTTATCGCTAATACCTTATAATTGCTATAAAAAATAAACTAAATTGGCACTTTTACTTACATATTAATAACAATGATGTAAGCTAAGAGTAAGTGTTTTATTTTGCAAAATAGCGCTAAAGAGGGTCAATGCTAAATAGAAAATGGATTGCACGTAGTTGTTTTAGCCTTTCTATTTTGAGTATGTTTATGCTCAGCGTTTGCGCGCAAGAAACGCCACTAGCCCAAAGCTGCCAAAATGACGATTCATTGAAAACTTCTGAAATTAACTTGCGTCGACAAATCGAGTCTCAACCTCCATCGCTTACGATAAATAGTAACGCTAAAATTGCCTCAATTAATCTTAAACAACTTAATGTTTTTAATACCGAACTCGAAGCTGAAAACAACGCACTGTTTCGCTTTGCTAATCGTGCACATATACAAACTGAGCCTGAGGTTATTAAAAGCATTTTATTGTTTAAAGCGGGTGATACTTTTAATCAAAAAACCTTGGCTGAATCTGAGCGGCTACTGCGTAAACAAAACTATTTATATGACGCACAAATTGTTGCCAACGAAAACTGCGATGGCGATATTGATGTAACCGTGGTGACTCGCGATTTGTGGACTTTGCTACCCGAGCTTAGCTTTAGCCGCAGTGGTGGCGAAAATAAATCAAGTATCGGCTTTCGCGAGTCTAACTTATTTGGTTGGGGCAAACGATTATCGTTTGCTCGCAAAACCGACAGTGATCGTAATGGCTATTTATTTGTTTACGATGATCCAAATATCCTATCAACACGCTACAGAGGTCGTATAGAGTATGCCGATAACAGTGACGGTAAAAGCCACTTAGTTGAGCTAACTTATCCGTTTTACGCCATCGATACACCTTACAGTTATGGTGCCTTGAGTTACTCGACCCAGCGAGAAGAGGCGCTCTATCTCAGGGGCGATAAATTTAGTGAGTTTGAACAGACCACCGATCTAAATCAGGTATTTTTTGGTCACTCTAAAGCCCTTAGCCATAACTGGACACAGCGCTTGAGCCTAGGTTATATCGATGAGCAACAAACATTTAAAAGCATAGATGAAACCACTGTGCCGCTAGCTGAAAATAGGCAGCTTAGTTATCCTTATGTAAGCGGCCACTGGTTTGAAGATTACTTTATAAAGGTGCGTAACTTTGACAGTATTTACCGTACCGAGGATTTAAATTTAGGTTGGAATATAAAAGCTACGCTGGGTTATTCTGATGAATCAATTAGTAACGACGATAGCCGCGCTATTTACTCGTTTAACTTTAACAAAGCACATTTTAGTGGTGATAATACGCTATGGCGGTTTCACGCAGATATTCAAGGTTATTGGAATAAAGAACAAAAACAGCTTGAAAACTTAATCACCACCAGCCAAATTCAATATTATTTAAATACCAGTATTGATCAGTCTTGGTATGTAAAAGCCAGGCTACAATACGCAAAAAACCTCACCAACGATAAGCAGCTCACTCTCGGGGGCGAAACAGGTTTACGCGGTTACCCTATTGAGTTTCAACATGGCGATCGGAGTTTTTTAGTCAGCTTAGAAAAGCGCTACTATTGGGAGTATGACTTACTACAACTGTTTAAAGTGGGAGGCGCAGCCTTTCTAGATGTAGGTCGCGCATGGTATAACAATGACTCGAATACCCTGTATCAAGTTGAAAACACACCTGTACTTAAAAATGTTGGACTCGGTTTACGCCTTGCGCCAAGTCGCGCCAACGCGGGTACTATGATCCACCTTGATATTGCCGCGCCACTAAATAAATATAACGATGTTGACTCGGTACAATGGCTACTGAGCGTTAAAAATTCTTTTTAAATCACTACTGCGCACAAAGCTAACACGTTACACTTTGCGCCTATCATTATTGTGAGAATACGTTTTGGAATTAATCTCTCTTTTAGAGCTTGTGAGCACACAATATAAGTTAATCGTAACTGTAATTGCGCTGTTGAGTTTTCCGTTACTGTTAAAGCTAACTAAAAAATTACTCGAAAAAGCCATTAGAGGTAAAATCGACTTACACAGAAAATACCGAGCAGAGTTACTATTAAAAATAATACTCGCCTTTGTTATGTTGTGTTTAGTATTAGTTTTTTGGGGAATAGAGCTGCGTGGTTTATTAGTATTAGGTTCTTCCTTATTTGCCATGTTAGGCGTTGCGCTGTTTGCTGCTTGGTCTCTATTGAGCAACTTAACCGCGTTTTTATTGATGTTTATTCAAAATGACTGCCGTGTAGGCTATTGGGTTAGAATCGTGGATGGTGCCAATGCCATTGAAGGACGCATTATTGAAATGGGGCTGATGAATGTATTACTAGAACACGTTGATGGGCATAGGGTGATTTATCCAAATAACTTATTTGTTACCCGCCCAGTGTTAGTTCTCAATACAGAGCCAAAACCAACAAAGGCGCCTAAAATTAAACGTATTATTGGCCCAAAACCACGTAATTAAATAACAATTAAAAAAGCCGCTTAAGCGGCTTTTTTAATTTTTTACCAGTGAAGTTAATTATTCAGCTCAGCCGTTTTCAGTTCATCATCTAAGTCATTTATCTCATCAATAAACGTTTCTAGCTGCTGCTCTACCAGGCTATTTGCATGTGCAAAATAAGCAATGTGGAATACGGCATCGCCTTCATTTACTAGAGGCATGGTTTGCTGACCAATAATAATACCGCTACGTGGAGCGAGTAATTCAAGCT
This genomic window contains:
- a CDS encoding mechanosensitive ion channel domain-containing protein encodes the protein MELISLLELVSTQYKLIVTVIALLSFPLLLKLTKKLLEKAIRGKIDLHRKYRAELLLKIILAFVMLCLVLVFWGIELRGLLVLGSSLFAMLGVALFAAWSLLSNLTAFLLMFIQNDCRVGYWVRIVDGANAIEGRIIEMGLMNVLLEHVDGHRVIYPNNLFVTRPVLVLNTEPKPTKAPKIKRIIGPKPRN
- a CDS encoding DUF3630 family protein, whose translation is MTELEYDHTHQCIIVKPTELPHDEDFELWGTFFLHSDEISISEFAAGADRHQLRFNYANHTFNLNFEHYSQSVWINGEGQDADNLLAALTFYLS
- a CDS encoding POTRA domain-containing protein; amino-acid sequence: MLNRKWIARSCFSLSILSMFMLSVCAQETPLAQSCQNDDSLKTSEINLRRQIESQPPSLTINSNAKIASINLKQLNVFNTELEAENNALFRFANRAHIQTEPEVIKSILLFKAGDTFNQKTLAESERLLRKQNYLYDAQIVANENCDGDIDVTVVTRDLWTLLPELSFSRSGGENKSSIGFRESNLFGWGKRLSFARKTDSDRNGYLFVYDDPNILSTRYRGRIEYADNSDGKSHLVELTYPFYAIDTPYSYGALSYSTQREEALYLRGDKFSEFEQTTDLNQVFFGHSKALSHNWTQRLSLGYIDEQQTFKSIDETTVPLAENRQLSYPYVSGHWFEDYFIKVRNFDSIYRTEDLNLGWNIKATLGYSDESISNDDSRAIYSFNFNKAHFSGDNTLWRFHADIQGYWNKEQKQLENLITTSQIQYYLNTSIDQSWYVKARLQYAKNLTNDKQLTLGGETGLRGYPIEFQHGDRSFLVSLEKRYYWEYDLLQLFKVGGAAFLDVGRAWYNNDSNTLYQVENTPVLKNVGLGLRLAPSRANAGTMIHLDIAAPLNKYNDVDSVQWLLSVKNSF